One genomic window of Phoenix dactylifera cultivar Barhee BC4 chromosome 6, palm_55x_up_171113_PBpolish2nd_filt_p, whole genome shotgun sequence includes the following:
- the LOC103705336 gene encoding transcription factor RSL2-like: MEPEGLVSEASWNSFDAVMSAEESEMIAHLLGGHQFLNELDQDPTIEMPPIFGPDHGADQYYCLHETSYNPYYCSQGTSSTSTSSFSLPLADNGCSYLSDSNAVPEISISPTTTVDFSIEKEQFIAPSLAVVSCHQFNEPICATEKTCSDEFRVSKEKSSAPALPSHQNSQAAKKRMHVSDAEQPTTNEKDGTSIGSPKKKARASTLVPKKGKNAQSKKAQKSVCTGNEEDSNADLNGQSSSCYSSEDDSNASQELIGGGKTRAGRRSATDPQSLYARKRRERINKRLRILQNLVPNGTKVDISTMLEEAVQYVKFLQLQIKLLSSDELWMYAPIAYNGINIGL; this comes from the exons ATGGAGCCTGAAGGATTGGTCTCAGAAGCAAGCTGGAACTCATTCGATGCAGTGATGTCGGCCGAGGAGTCTGAGATGATTGCACACCTGCTAGGTGGCCACCAATTCCTGAATGAGCTTGATCAAGACCCGACCATCGAAATGCCACCAATCTTTGGGCCGGACCATGGTGCTGATCAGTATTATTGTTTGCATGAAACTAGTTACAATCCATACTATTGTTCTCAGGGGACAAGTAGCACTAGTACTAGTAGTTTCTCTCTTCCCCTTGCTGACAATGGATGCAGCTACTTGAGTGATTCTAATGCTGTTCCAGAGATCAGCATCAGTCCCACCACCACAGTGGATTTTAGCATTGAGAAAGAGCAATTCATTGCTCCATCCCTTGCTGTTGTTTCCTGTCATCAATTCAATGAGCCAATTTGTGCGACAGAGAAGACATGCAGCGACGAATTCAGAGTCTCAAAGGAGAAGTCATCGGCGCCTGCTCTTCCTTCTCATCAGAACTCACAAGCCGCCAAGAAAAGGATGCATGTAAGTGATGCTGAGCAGCCCACTACAAATGAAAAAGATGGCACCTCGATTGGAAGTCCTAAGAAGAAGGCTCGGGCCTCGACACTG GTACCTAAGAAGGGGAAGAATGCTCAGTCTAAGAAAGCTCAAAAGAGTGTATGTACTGGCAATGAGGAAGACAGCAATGCTGACTTAAATGGGCAGAGCTCCAGCTGCTACAGCTCGGAGGATGATTCAAATGCCTCCCAGGAGCTGATCGGAGGAGGAAAAACAAGAGCAGGTCGGCGGTCGGCGACTGATCCCCAGAGCCTCTATGCAAGG aaaaggagagaaagaaTCAATAAGAGATTAAGGATCCTGCAGAACTTGGTTCCCAATGGGACCAAA GTAGACATTAGCACAATGCTTGAAGAAGCAGTTCAATATGTGAAGTTTCTCCAACTCCAAATTAAG